The following coding sequences lie in one Deinococcus sp. JMULE3 genomic window:
- a CDS encoding Zn-binding domain-containing protein: MLVKEILRRALSGLPSDGTESVHGEFGLSEDWPRTRPVVQAYLTRTDTPAELRALTAALAAHTRLQNPQAVLDDILGTLLERIDEVALSPRYTHAHLSERLASAALLPMFGFPTRVRNLYLDPLGQLTRSAREPDTVDRDLDLAISSFAPGGTVVKDKLVHTVHGVLDLRPTSRGHQTLPGLHPPLAELNPLLLGLCGACHAVHHPMPEPASPGQHDATCPTCGQATVRVLDAREPRHFYTDGDRDDYDGHIEYMGRSSRPTLAVRGDPDPTSQARNATLTARTEELLTHNDAGGRGGYTFTPHPTLHGVYAADTAITPAAQTSSRARRVALLSRRVTDTLLIRPTTWPAHTHAPTSTVDGRAAWYTLAYTLRAAAAAHLDIEPTELDAGLYVGPAHTGNDTGHAFLCDRLENGAGYATHLGQPGPFQATLAHVQAHLAPYWHRHAPDCDSSCARCLRDHANTTYHPLLDWRLALDMTRILSGDPHTPDLHTPHGDHPNPWAALVTGAHAPIPAVLTQLGYAPAGLHPHVPTFTTRTRTGDRTLIVTHPLWTPDHPHLQAIHAQIPNSHEVREVSALRLIRRPSDAL; encoded by the coding sequence GTGCTCGTCAAGGAGATCCTGCGCCGCGCCCTGAGCGGCCTGCCCAGCGACGGCACCGAGAGCGTCCACGGGGAGTTCGGCCTCAGCGAGGACTGGCCCCGCACCCGCCCCGTCGTGCAGGCCTACCTGACGCGGACGGACACGCCCGCCGAACTGCGCGCCCTGACGGCGGCCCTCGCGGCGCACACCCGCCTCCAGAACCCGCAGGCGGTGCTCGACGACATCCTGGGCACCCTGCTGGAGCGCATCGACGAGGTCGCCCTGAGCCCCCGCTACACCCACGCGCACCTCAGTGAACGCCTCGCCAGCGCCGCGCTGCTGCCGATGTTCGGCTTCCCCACCCGCGTACGCAACCTGTACCTCGACCCGCTCGGCCAGCTCACCCGCAGCGCCCGCGAGCCCGACACCGTCGACCGGGACCTCGACCTCGCCATCAGCTCCTTCGCGCCGGGCGGCACCGTCGTCAAGGACAAACTTGTGCACACCGTCCACGGCGTCCTCGACCTGCGCCCCACCAGCCGGGGCCACCAGACCCTCCCCGGCCTGCACCCGCCCCTGGCCGAACTCAACCCGCTGCTGCTGGGCCTGTGCGGCGCGTGCCACGCCGTGCACCACCCCATGCCCGAACCCGCCAGTCCCGGCCAGCACGACGCCACCTGCCCCACCTGCGGCCAGGCCACCGTCCGCGTGCTCGACGCGCGCGAACCCCGCCACTTCTACACCGACGGCGACCGGGACGACTACGACGGGCACATCGAGTACATGGGCCGCAGCAGCCGCCCCACCCTCGCCGTGCGCGGCGACCCCGACCCCACCTCCCAGGCGCGCAACGCCACCCTGACCGCCCGCACCGAGGAACTCCTCACCCACAACGACGCCGGGGGGCGCGGCGGGTACACCTTCACGCCCCACCCGACCCTCCACGGCGTCTACGCCGCTGACACCGCCATCACGCCCGCCGCGCAGACCAGCAGCCGCGCCCGCCGCGTCGCGCTGCTCTCCCGGCGCGTCACCGACACCCTCCTGATCCGCCCCACCACCTGGCCCGCGCACACCCACGCACCCACGAGCACCGTGGACGGCCGCGCCGCGTGGTACACCCTCGCGTACACCCTGCGCGCCGCCGCCGCCGCGCACCTGGACATCGAACCCACCGAACTCGACGCGGGCCTGTACGTCGGCCCCGCCCACACCGGCAACGACACCGGCCACGCCTTCCTCTGCGACCGCCTGGAAAACGGCGCGGGGTACGCCACGCACCTCGGCCAGCCCGGCCCGTTCCAGGCGACCCTGGCGCACGTCCAGGCGCACCTCGCCCCGTACTGGCACCGGCACGCACCGGACTGCGACAGCAGCTGCGCCCGCTGCCTGCGCGACCACGCCAACACCACCTACCATCCCCTGCTCGACTGGCGACTGGCGCTGGACATGACCCGCATCCTGAGCGGCGACCCCCACACGCCGGACCTGCACACCCCGCACGGCGACCACCCGAACCCCTGGGCGGCCCTCGTGACCGGCGCGCACGCGCCCATCCCAGCCGTCCTGACGCAACTGGGCTACGCGCCCGCCGGACTGCACCCGCACGTCCCCACGTTCACCACCCGCACCCGCACGGGCGACCGCACCCTGATCGTCACGCACCCCCTCTGGACCCCTGACCACCCGCACCTCCAGGCGATCCACGCGCAGATCCCCAACTCGCACGAGGTGCGGGAGGTCAGCGCGCTGCGACTGATCCGCCGCCCCAGCGACGCCCTGTAA
- a CDS encoding DEAD/DEAH box helicase produces the protein MNDVIGLHARLERIYGMYVESAFPLRDRALRQERQALLARPGLLAQPPLIEPAAQYASSGLTLAQAARTLPGALGDVAHLAAPLLPGPLTLHAHQLDALRLGAAEGRDLVITTGTGSGKTESFLLPLLAQIAAESATWTPVRAPGERRWWRAGITRPPGAQWGHVTRPAAVRALILYPLNALVEDQIRRLRAVLDDPAVTDWLDRTRGGNRVTFGRYTGLTPVPGAPGNARNLKRLRQHLQDTDRQSAALAGLDPDVRAHFPNLDGGEAWSRWDMQDTPPDLLITNYSMLNIMLMREVEAPIFDATRAWLQSSPDHVFHLVVDELHAYRGTPGTEVSFIVRLLLGRLGLTPDSPQLRVTATTASLDDGPAGRAFLTEFFGRDPQRFSFISGTLASLPDAPQAGVGGHADAFAAFARAVQPDPVQPPAPQPVTDGPLEVLADALGAAPAGGRPAAARLGTALSGVGLPAELRAACTDEQGQVRATRADQLSARLFAGHSDGQEALRGALMALAAARREDGGPLAPLRAHLFFQNVQNLWACTDPTCVPGRPDGVPIGRLHDEHRLACDCGSRVLDVIVCDVCGAAFYGAQRKAQGSSEVLSADRSDLEDVPDSSDHRTHGTYAVLWPVESHDTQPETPSYSWKSRSGAPELDCSWQRAFLHRRTGTLTRSPGAAREPGMQPVWAYTVSAGNPGGAPAMPPICPACTTDFRRRERFPTPLRPHRTGFQKATQVLASTLMREVPADQRKLVVFSDSRQDAARLAAGLERDHFRDMVRVALLGALGDASAVLASAVRALADQLPGARDRFLSVNPALQAALDEPVTEADRARLRQHAARLQPLTLWLMNLGDERTEADVDALLRQYPTRVPLGQLRDAVYTHLLTLGLCPGGNTRAALHYRTDDGVKPWYAAFHWAERSVTVQRDQASVRHDERLRELLLGEIMEVLFTHVVRTLESVGQGLVHVPLPAHTPVHVQEAANALARVLAVKRRHTASQRHVAGHDIRLPQPATLYLRALNLDPDVLADQLVQAGHAEPGEYGLNLRPGTLELLAGSAHGWRCVRCDAYYQHAAGGLCATCATTRGKDTSVARLQPGARDTERDYYAYLARDFGAAYRLNTQELTGQTSSEARPARQRHFQDVFLPGEEPRAQGVDLLSVTTTMEAGVDIGALLAVAMSNMPPRRFNYQQRVGRAGRRGAGLSVALTFCRGRSHDAYYYARPESITGDAPHPRTSTPGGTRSSAACSSRRSCAAP, from the coding sequence GTGAACGACGTCATCGGCCTGCACGCCCGCCTGGAGCGGATCTACGGCATGTACGTCGAGAGTGCCTTCCCGCTGCGCGACCGCGCGCTGCGCCAGGAACGGCAGGCCCTGCTGGCCCGCCCGGGCCTGCTCGCCCAGCCGCCCCTGATCGAACCCGCCGCGCAGTACGCCAGCAGCGGCCTCACCCTCGCGCAGGCCGCCCGGACCCTGCCCGGCGCGCTGGGGGACGTCGCGCACCTCGCCGCGCCGCTGCTGCCCGGGCCGCTCACCCTGCACGCCCACCAGCTCGACGCGCTGCGCCTCGGCGCGGCCGAGGGCCGCGACCTGGTCATCACGACCGGTACCGGCTCCGGGAAGACCGAGTCATTCCTGCTGCCCCTCCTCGCGCAGATCGCCGCCGAGAGCGCCACCTGGACCCCGGTCCGCGCGCCCGGCGAGCGGCGCTGGTGGCGCGCCGGGATCACCCGCCCGCCCGGCGCGCAGTGGGGGCACGTCACGCGGCCCGCCGCGGTGCGCGCCCTGATCCTGTACCCGCTCAACGCCCTCGTCGAGGACCAGATCCGCCGCCTGCGGGCCGTACTGGACGACCCGGCCGTGACCGACTGGCTGGACCGCACCCGCGGCGGGAACCGCGTCACCTTCGGCCGCTACACCGGCCTGACGCCCGTACCCGGCGCGCCCGGTAACGCACGGAACCTCAAGCGGCTGCGTCAGCACCTGCAGGACACCGACCGCCAGTCGGCGGCCCTGGCGGGGCTCGACCCTGACGTCCGCGCGCACTTCCCGAACCTGGACGGCGGGGAAGCCTGGAGCCGCTGGGATATGCAGGACACCCCGCCGGACCTGCTGATCACGAACTACTCCATGCTCAACATCATGCTCATGCGCGAGGTGGAAGCCCCGATCTTCGACGCGACCCGCGCGTGGCTGCAGTCGAGCCCCGACCACGTCTTCCACCTCGTCGTGGACGAACTGCACGCCTACCGCGGCACGCCCGGCACCGAGGTGTCGTTCATCGTGCGGCTGCTCCTGGGGCGCCTGGGCCTCACGCCCGACAGTCCGCAACTGCGCGTCACCGCCACGACCGCCAGCCTCGACGACGGCCCCGCCGGCCGGGCCTTCCTGACCGAGTTCTTCGGGCGGGACCCGCAGCGGTTCTCGTTCATCAGCGGCACGCTCGCCTCGCTCCCGGACGCGCCACAGGCGGGCGTGGGCGGGCACGCGGACGCGTTTGCCGCCTTCGCGCGGGCCGTGCAGCCCGACCCGGTGCAGCCGCCCGCCCCGCAGCCCGTCACGGACGGGCCCCTGGAAGTCCTGGCTGATGCGCTCGGCGCGGCCCCCGCAGGCGGGCGTCCCGCCGCGGCGCGCCTCGGGACCGCCCTGAGCGGCGTGGGCCTCCCGGCCGAGCTGCGCGCCGCGTGCACCGACGAGCAGGGACAGGTGCGCGCCACCCGCGCGGACCAGCTCAGCGCGCGCCTGTTCGCGGGCCACAGCGACGGCCAGGAGGCCCTGCGCGGCGCCCTGATGGCCCTCGCGGCTGCCCGGCGCGAGGACGGCGGGCCGCTCGCGCCGCTGCGCGCGCACCTGTTCTTCCAGAACGTCCAGAACCTCTGGGCCTGCACCGACCCCACCTGCGTGCCCGGCCGCCCGGACGGCGTGCCCATCGGGCGCCTGCACGACGAGCACCGCCTCGCCTGTGACTGCGGCAGCCGCGTCCTCGACGTGATCGTCTGCGACGTGTGCGGCGCGGCCTTCTACGGCGCGCAGCGCAAGGCGCAGGGCTCCTCGGAAGTCCTGAGTGCCGACCGCAGCGACCTCGAGGACGTCCCCGACAGCAGCGACCACCGCACGCACGGCACGTACGCCGTGCTGTGGCCCGTCGAGTCCCACGACACCCAGCCCGAGACGCCCAGTTACAGCTGGAAATCCCGGTCCGGCGCGCCCGAACTCGACTGCTCGTGGCAGCGGGCGTTCCTGCACCGCCGCACCGGCACCCTGACCCGCTCCCCCGGCGCGGCCCGCGAACCCGGCATGCAGCCCGTCTGGGCGTACACCGTGAGCGCCGGCAACCCCGGCGGCGCGCCCGCCATGCCGCCGATCTGCCCGGCGTGCACCACCGACTTCCGCCGCCGCGAGCGCTTCCCCACGCCGCTGCGCCCCCACCGCACCGGCTTCCAGAAGGCCACGCAGGTGCTGGCCAGCACCCTGATGCGCGAAGTGCCCGCCGACCAGCGCAAACTCGTGGTGTTCAGCGACTCCCGCCAGGACGCCGCGCGCCTCGCCGCGGGCCTCGAACGGGACCACTTCCGCGACATGGTGCGCGTCGCGCTGCTCGGCGCGCTCGGCGACGCCTCCGCCGTGCTGGCCAGCGCCGTCCGCGCCCTCGCCGACCAGCTGCCCGGCGCCCGCGACCGTTTCCTGAGCGTCAACCCTGCCCTGCAGGCCGCGCTGGACGAGCCGGTCACCGAGGCCGACCGCGCCCGCCTGAGGCAGCACGCCGCCCGGCTGCAGCCCCTGACGCTGTGGCTGATGAACCTCGGCGACGAGCGCACCGAGGCCGACGTGGACGCCCTGCTGCGCCAGTACCCCACCCGCGTGCCGCTGGGCCAGCTGCGCGACGCGGTGTACACGCACCTGCTGACCCTGGGCCTGTGCCCCGGCGGGAACACCCGTGCGGCCCTGCACTACCGCACCGATGACGGCGTCAAACCCTGGTACGCCGCGTTCCACTGGGCCGAGCGGAGCGTCACCGTCCAGCGCGACCAGGCCAGCGTCCGCCACGACGAGCGCCTGCGGGAACTCCTGCTCGGCGAGATCATGGAGGTCCTCTTCACGCACGTCGTGCGGACCCTCGAGAGCGTCGGTCAGGGCCTCGTGCACGTCCCCCTCCCCGCCCACACGCCCGTCCACGTGCAGGAAGCCGCCAACGCCCTGGCCCGCGTGCTGGCCGTCAAACGCCGGCACACCGCCAGCCAACGCCACGTGGCGGGCCATGATATCCGCCTGCCACAACCCGCCACGCTGTACCTGCGCGCCCTGAACCTCGACCCGGACGTCCTGGCCGATCAGCTCGTGCAGGCGGGCCACGCCGAACCCGGCGAGTACGGCCTGAACCTCCGGCCCGGCACGCTCGAACTGCTCGCGGGCAGCGCCCACGGCTGGCGCTGCGTGCGCTGCGACGCGTACTACCAGCACGCCGCCGGCGGCCTGTGCGCCACCTGCGCCACCACCCGGGGCAAGGACACCAGCGTCGCCCGGCTGCAACCCGGCGCGCGCGACACCGAGCGGGACTACTACGCGTACCTCGCGCGGGACTTCGGGGCCGCGTACCGCCTGAACACCCAGGAACTCACCGGGCAGACGAGCAGCGAGGCCCGCCCCGCCCGGCAGCGGCACTTCCAGGACGTGTTCCTCCCCGGCGAGGAACCCCGCGCGCAGGGCGTGGACCTCCTGAGCGTCACCACCACCATGGAGGCAGGGGTGGACATCGGCGCGCTGCTCGCCGTCGCCATGAGCAACATGCCGCCGCGGCGTTTCAACTACCAGCAGCGTGTCGGCCGCGCGGGCCGACGCGGCGCGGGCCTGAGCGTCGCCCTGACGTTCTGCCGCGGCCGCAGTCACGACGCGTACTACTACGCCCGCCCCGAGAGCATCACCGGCGACGCCCCCCACCCCCGTACCTCGACACCGGGCGGGACACGATCTTCCGCCGCGTGCTCGTCAAGGAGATCCTGCGCCGCGCCCTGA
- the csm3 gene encoding type III-A CRISPR-associated RAMP protein Csm3 codes for MERQFHGKIIIELPFKLLTGTHIGNANDGFAIGGIDKVVIRDAVTRLPIVPGSSLKGKLRSIVEALEGMEKRQPLEQGKWYNRGHSTMYRHEADTREEALKHAVDRTFGTTGKSGADTNHPARLAVSDAQVTPKTAEVLSELEGDFPFTEIKSENFLDRITSAANPRSLERVPAGSVFVSRLTYTVENLDQVRDDLRFVLAALEWLEDDYIGGNGSRGYGRVKFGQAQKLPMDTIDSLPIRVTVKPRRAYLEDTAVEAQEYASVQALKEALKGPLLQPLSR; via the coding sequence ATGGAACGTCAATTTCACGGCAAGATCATCATCGAACTGCCCTTCAAACTCCTGACCGGCACGCACATCGGCAACGCGAACGACGGGTTCGCCATCGGCGGGATCGACAAGGTCGTCATCCGTGACGCCGTCACGCGCCTGCCCATCGTGCCCGGCAGCAGCCTGAAGGGGAAACTGCGGTCCATCGTGGAAGCCCTTGAAGGTATGGAGAAACGCCAGCCGCTCGAGCAGGGCAAGTGGTACAACCGCGGCCACAGCACCATGTACCGCCACGAGGCCGACACCCGTGAGGAGGCCCTGAAGCACGCCGTGGACCGCACGTTCGGCACGACCGGGAAATCGGGGGCCGACACCAACCACCCGGCGCGTCTCGCCGTCAGTGACGCGCAGGTCACGCCCAAGACCGCCGAGGTGCTCTCCGAACTCGAAGGTGACTTCCCGTTCACGGAGATCAAGAGCGAGAACTTCCTCGACCGCATCACCAGCGCCGCCAACCCCCGCAGCCTGGAACGCGTGCCCGCCGGGAGCGTGTTCGTCAGCCGCCTGACGTACACCGTCGAGAACCTCGATCAGGTCCGCGACGACCTGCGTTTCGTGCTCGCCGCGCTCGAATGGCTGGAGGACGATTACATCGGTGGGAACGGCAGCCGCGGGTACGGCCGCGTGAAGTTCGGTCAGGCGCAGAAGCTCCCCATGGACACCATCGACAGCCTGCCCATCCGCGTGACCGTCAAGCCGCGCCGCGCGTACCTGGAGGACACGGCCGTGGAGGCGCAGGAGTACGCGTCGGTGCAGGCCCTCAAGGAAGCGCTGAAGGGGCCGCTGCTGCAGCCCCTGAGCCGCTGA
- the csm2 gene encoding type III-A CRISPR-associated protein Csm2, producing MTWTQTFKAARGDAQTLSELADFNPLIELAEQVGRDLQRDGVSSRQIRVLLSETTAGVSRIRRGRTLGMDAGGTDTPPRDMQDRAAQREAALLNISLVYNAGRAKSGEHAIRQLTDLMGEVTRAVKTFEDFKVLRKFSEAVMAYFKFHGGK from the coding sequence ATGACCTGGACGCAAACCTTCAAGGCCGCCCGCGGCGACGCGCAGACCCTCAGTGAACTGGCGGACTTCAACCCCCTGATCGAACTGGCCGAACAGGTCGGCCGTGACCTGCAGCGGGACGGCGTGAGTAGCCGTCAGATTCGCGTGCTGCTGTCCGAGACGACCGCCGGCGTGAGCCGCATCCGCCGCGGCCGGACCCTCGGCATGGACGCCGGCGGCACCGACACCCCCCCCCGCGACATGCAGGACCGCGCAGCGCAGCGTGAGGCGGCACTGCTGAACATCAGCCTCGTGTACAACGCCGGGCGCGCCAAGAGCGGCGAACACGCCATCCGTCAGCTCACGGACCTGATGGGCGAGGTCACGCGCGCCGTGAAGACCTTCGAGGACTTCAAGGTGCTGCGCAAGTTCAGTGAGGCGGTCATGGCGTACTTCAAATTCCACGGGGGCAAATGA